The DNA region agCCCCACCCATGGAAATCTCGGAAAACATCTCTTGGGCGATGGAACCTTGGTGTGGATTGCCTGATGGTGGCCCCCTCATAAgaacctcaccacccaggTGTTGTTTTCTTTGTGTTCCCTATTTTCTCCTCTTGTTTTCTTCACGTTCTTCCCAAAAAAATAAACCTTCATTTTCTTGGTCAAGCACCATTCCTTTTGCTTGTCTGGACATTCaattcttttcttctcttgtaTCTACACTCTCTAAGCAACTGTGTTTGCTCATTTTTACTGCGAAGTCGATCTCTCGCTGCTTTCCAAAAGACTCAAACAAACGAATATTTTGCCAGGCGCACTTTGAACATTTtcatcaccacatcaacTTCGAACTTACCCAGAGATATACACCAGATCAACCTTCAAGATGAAGTCTGCTCCTCTTGCCGTCGGCCTTTTCGCCGCCCTTACCACCGCCTACTCTCACCCCAGATACAACATGCACTGGAGGCgacaaaacaccacaaacCTCATCTCCAGCAACTCGGCTGCCGAGACGGCTGCCGCTACCTCTCTCGGAACCGGCGTTGCTGATCTCTCCTCCGCTATTCCTCTCTCCACTGGTGTTGAGTCTGCCGTCGACActgccatcaccagcgcTCCTTTCGTCAAcggcaccgccaccaccactgccgccCAGGCCGGTATCACCACCTTGACCGTTTCCACCACTGAGGTgctcaccatcacctcttGCGCTGCCGAGGTCATCGACTGCCCTACCAAGACTGAggatctccttgagctcccaACCGAGGCCCTGGAGACCgtcatcgtcaccaacaccgtcgTCCTCACCGAGATCGTCTGTCCCGTCACCGAGGTCCCTGCCATCGAGTCCAGCGTTCTTGAAGAGGCTTCTTCCGGTCTCATCACTGGTTCCACTCTCACCCCCTCTGACGCCCCTGTGATCACCGGAACTGGCattgccatcaccaacaccggtACCGCCCCCGCCGAGACTGCTGCTCCCGCTGAAACTGCTGTCGAGACAGCCCCTGCCAGCACTCACGTTGTTGAGACTGTCGTTTCCACCGAGACCGAGAGCATCGTACACACCGTCACCAGCGAGCGCgtcgtcaccatcaccctcggtggcggcggtgttgcTGAGACCCCCCGTgtcgtcaccaccaaggtCAAGACCAAGGTTAAGTCCACCGAGACCAAGGTCAACGTTGTGACCGTCACCGTCAGCCACCCCGCCGGCGagaccgccgccgccaccactCCGGCTGCCGGTGAGACCCCCGTCGAGGAGACCTCCGCTGCCGTCCCCGGCTCCGCTGAGACCACCCCTGCTGCCGAtgtcgacaccaccaccactgccactctcacctccaccggcaCCCGCACCGTCACTGTCAAGAAGCCCAACCAGCAGaccaccgtcaccgccgtCGTCACCCCCGGCGCTGGCACCGGCAATGGtaacggcaacggcaacggcaacgcCCCCGAGGAAGCCTGCCCCGTCTGCGAAGTCTGCGAGGGCGCCGTCACCGTCACTgagaccgccgccaccgccaccgtgACCGTGACCGAGGCCGGTGTTGCTGCCGGTGCCGTCACTGTCACCGTCACCGAGGCGGCCGCCGTCTCCACCGTCTTTGTCACCGTCGGCGGTGGCAAGAACAAGGCCGTCAAaaccaagaagaacaagaacaagaacaagaccaCTACTaccgccaccaccgaggtcgccgccaccaccaccgctgacGAACTCGCTGCTGTGACCACCCCCGTTGAggaggtcgtcgaggagggtgacgaggaggccTGCCCCCCTGATGAGATTGTGACTGTCACCGCCGAGGCCAGCGCCACTCCTTTCCCTACTGCCGCCAACGGGACGGTCGTGAGCGGTGTCGCTTCCGCTACTGGGGCTGCGGTGCCGGTTAAGCTTTTTTAAATAACCGACGGTTGTTGTTAGAGCTTAAAAGGGACAAAAGAGTGGCTACGCCCGCGAGGGCGTAAAAGTATCGCCATTCTATCTTccaggaaaggggggagcgTGTAAGATCAGTCAGCCACTTTGGGTATCATAGATGGATTTTGGAGATTTTGATGTTGTGGAAATGTTTTCTTGTCTCTCTGAGCCCTAGACGGGAAAGAGAGAGCCCAGGCAATTTTGAGCCTTTTTTGTGTACATTCATTcacttgtttcttttttttttttttttttttttttttttttggaagaacgacgacgacttGGTTGAAGTGGATTAGAAGATGAACCGATGAATAGACAAACAAATAACATCTTTTTAGTGGCTAAAACCAACTTGAGTATATACCcagaccaaaaaaaaacctgaAAATGCAAATGAATGAACCCGTTGAATAATCACATGTCGGTCtgagaaaaaggaaggagATAAACTGTCAGATGACGTTGACGATCACAATTGGGCAATCACTGTTTTCGCTAATTGGTGGATGGAAAGGAGATAACAGCgcagggttggggttgagtaTGGTGGAATGGATAACCAACTCCGCTTTGCTTTTGGGGTAAGCGGCGTGGGACACGGGATCACTACCAAGGCTTATCTATCTTGCTCTTGCTTAAAGGGGTGCCTGCCTTCCCTCTTTCTTGAAGTGGGGAGTaagtttgaggatgagaagggtgaGAAACGGAAACGGATAGTGTTTTTTATCCGTTTTTTTTCGTGAATATACTATTTCTGCTTGGGAAAAGTGGGATTCTGCTTCTGTTCTTTATCTTGCACTCGCGTCTTGCTCCGTTGTACATTTTGCCGTCGTGGTTGGTAAGAGGTTGGTTGCAACGAAACAACGACGAGCTTTTTGGACATATGCATAGTTGTATATAAGGGTAACAAACCATATCATCGCCATGTGTAAGTCCGCTTTCTTTATTTCCCAAACTTATTCAGCCCCAAAACTAACACCACCTagacatccccatcctccccctggCCCTCAGCCTAGCcagcaccctcaccctcacatcCGGCCTTCCGGCCCCATTCCGCTACTCCCCAGAACAAGAACAATGCGtcctcaaccttgacccTTCAACCGCGCCAAATGGCACCCGCGGGGCCGTCGCCTCCGAATCCAAACTCTGCTCCCAAATCGGCATCGACATGATCTCCCAAGGCGGGACGGCAGCCGACGCCCTCGTAGCAGCAACCCTCTGCGTGGGGGTAATAGGAATGTACCACTCGggcatcggcggcggcggcttcaTGCTCGTCCGCGACGAGCTTGGCCGCCATGAGGTCATCGACTACCGGGAGACTGCCCCTTCTTCTGCGCACAAAGACATGTACAAACATGATCGAAACGCCTCAGtgattggggggttggcggtgggggtaCCGGGGGAGATGAGAGGGCTGGGGTATCTGCAGGAAAAGTatgggaggttggggtggaaggaggtggtgatgcctgctgtcgaggttgcgagggaggggtttACGGTTGGCGAGGATTTGGTCAAGTACATGAAGGCTGCGAGTGCCAATGATGACTTTTTGGTGAGCGATCCAGTTTGGGCGCAGGATTTTGCGCCGAATGGGACGttgttgggattgggggaTAGGATtacgaggaagaggttggcgagTACGCTTGAGAAAATTGCCAATGAAGGACCTGAGGCGTTCTACGAAGGAGAAATCGCCGACTCGATTATCAAGACTGTTCAGGAGAATAACGGGACGATGACGCATGACGATTTGAGAGAGTATACCATCCGCATGAAGCAGCCCCTCAGCATTGATTACCGCGGCTTCAAGCTTTACACGACGGTTGCACCCAGCAGCGGCGCAGTCAcgctcaacatcctcaaggTCATGGAGCAGTTCCCCCCTGAGGACTTGACAGACAAGAGCTTGACTGCCCACAGGCTCACCGAGGCGATGAAGTTTGCTTATGGAGCACGTCAAGAACTTGGTGACCCTGATTTCATCAGAGGGTTGACAGCGTTCCAAAAGACCATGTtgagcgaggagaaggcccaACAAATCCGCAAGATGATCATGGATAACCAGACCCAGGCTCTGGACGTGTACAACCCACAATCGGTGTACGCTGTTGAAAGCTCGGGAACCTCTCACCTTGTTGCGTCTGACGAGACAGGCATGACAGTTACC from Podospora pseudocomata strain CBS 415.72m chromosome 3, whole genome shotgun sequence includes:
- a CDS encoding hypothetical protein (EggNog:ENOG503P7VR); the protein is MKSAPLAVGLFAALTTAYSHPRYNMHWRRQNTTNLISSNSAAETAAATSLGTGVADLSSAIPLSTGVESAVDTAITSAPFVNGTATTTAAQAGITTLTVSTTEVLTITSCAAEVIDCPTKTEDLLELPTEALETVIVTNTVVLTEIVCPVTEVPAIESSVLEEASSGLITGSTLTPSDAPVITGTGIAITNTGTAPAETAAPAETAVETAPASTHVVETVVSTETESIVHTVTSERVVTITLGGGGVAETPRVVTTKVKTKVKSTETKVNVVTVTVSHPAGETAAATTPAAGETPVEETSAAVPGSAETTPAADVDTTTTATLTSTGTRTVTVKKPNQQTTVTAVVTPGAGTGNGNGNGNGNAPEEACPVCEVCEGAVTVTETAATATVTVTEAGVAAGAVTVTVTEAAAVSTVFVTVGGGKNKAVKTKKNKNKNKTTTTATTEVAATTTADELAAVTTPVEEVVEEGDEEACPPDEIVTVTAEASATPFPTAANGTVVSGVASATGAAVPVKLF
- a CDS encoding hypothetical protein (MEROPS:MER0003580; EggNog:ENOG503NVUM; COG:E) is translated as MYIPILPLALSLASTLTLTSGLPAPFRYSPEQEQCVLNLDPSTAPNGTRGAVASESKLCSQIGIDMISQGGTAADALVAATLCVGVIGMYHSGIGGGGFMLVRDELGRHEVIDYRETAPSSAHKDMYKHDRNASVIGGLAVGVPGEMRGLGYLQEKYGRLGWKEVVMPAVEVAREGFTVGEDLVKYMKAASANDDFLVSDPVWAQDFAPNGTLLGLGDRITRKRLASTLEKIANEGPEAFYEGEIADSIIKTVQENNGTMTHDDLREYTIRMKQPLSIDYRGFKLYTTVAPSSGAVTLNILKVMEQFPPEDLTDKSLTAHRLTEAMKFAYGARQELGDPDFIRGLTAFQKTMLSEEKAQQIRKMIMDNQTQALDVYNPQSVYAVESSGTSHLVASDETGMTVTSTTTINLLFGAKIMTDTGIILNNEMDDFSQPGRPNSFGFEPSPNNFIAPYKRPLSSITPLIVEHASNGSLFFATGAAGGSRIISSTMQVAFGIMSAIDQGRSAVGEMYKAIKAPRLHHQLMPNVLNVETGYDESVFVGLGSKRHNVSWMAPGQSSAQGLLRLYNGTFEAVGETRQLNSGGLTV